A window from Flavobacterium gyeonganense encodes these proteins:
- a CDS encoding CDGSH iron-sulfur domain-containing protein, whose product MSKTKLIINKNGSIKIEGDFEIMDPEGTLYGLQGRSALGLCRCGLSNNKPFCDGGHRNNFEHDSVAFDLPPMKTN is encoded by the coding sequence ATGAGCAAGACAAAACTTATCATCAATAAAAACGGATCAATCAAAATTGAAGGTGATTTTGAAATTATGGATCCGGAAGGAACTCTTTACGGACTTCAGGGAAGATCAGCATTAGGCCTTTGCCGTTGCGGATTATCAAATAACAAACCATTTTGCGATGGCGGGCACAGAAATAACTTCGAACATGATTCTGTAGCGTTTGATTTGCCTCCGATGAAAACGAATTAA
- a CDS encoding YdeI/OmpD-associated family protein has protein sequence MKATFFPTQEKFRAWLEKHHQTETELVVGFYKVSTKKPTMSWSESVDQALCFGWIDGIRKTIDNESYSIRFTPRKKSSIWSVINIKKVEQLTKAGLMTEAGKKAFELKSEERSGIYSHEKEAYILDPELEKLFKANKPAWDFFEKQAPSYKRVVIHVIMSAKQEKTKRSRLEKAITASAEHKRIL, from the coding sequence ATGAAAGCAACCTTCTTCCCAACCCAGGAAAAATTCAGGGCATGGCTTGAAAAACATCACCAAACCGAAACCGAATTAGTAGTCGGTTTCTATAAAGTGAGTACCAAAAAACCAACCATGTCGTGGTCAGAATCTGTAGATCAGGCACTTTGTTTTGGCTGGATCGACGGTATTAGAAAAACTATCGACAATGAAAGTTATTCGATTCGGTTTACACCAAGAAAAAAATCGAGTATCTGGAGTGTTATCAATATTAAAAAAGTCGAACAGCTCACTAAAGCCGGATTAATGACCGAAGCAGGGAAAAAAGCTTTCGAATTAAAATCTGAAGAAAGATCCGGAATTTATTCACATGAAAAAGAAGCTTATATTCTCGATCCTGAATTAGAAAAACTGTTCAAAGCCAATAAACCTGCCTGGGATTTTTTTGAAAAGCAGGCACCATCTTATAAAAGAGTTGTGATTCATGTTATTATGAGTGCCAAACAGGAAAAAACCAAAAGATCAAGACTTGAAAAGGCGATAACTGCAAGTGCAGAGCACAAACGAATTTTATAA
- a CDS encoding YdeI/OmpD-associated family protein encodes MNPKVDFYFSKNEKWQKETEKLRTIVLDCQLSEELKWGVPCYTFQKNNIVLIHDFKEYCALLFFKGALLKDTDRILVQQTANVQSARQIRFTNIQQITELEPALKTYIYEAVEVEKAGLKFEFKKTEEFTVAEEFQTKLDENPDLKTAFEALTPGRQRAYMLHFSAPKQSKTRASRIEKAIPHILNGKGLND; translated from the coding sequence ATGAATCCTAAAGTTGATTTTTATTTTAGTAAAAACGAAAAATGGCAGAAAGAAACCGAAAAACTAAGAACAATTGTTCTGGACTGCCAGCTATCCGAAGAATTGAAATGGGGAGTTCCCTGTTATACTTTTCAAAAAAACAACATCGTTTTAATTCATGATTTTAAGGAATATTGCGCGCTTTTATTTTTCAAAGGTGCCTTGTTAAAAGACACAGACCGTATTCTGGTGCAGCAAACTGCTAATGTACAGTCGGCACGCCAGATCCGGTTTACCAATATCCAGCAAATCACTGAACTGGAACCTGCCCTGAAAACCTATATTTATGAAGCTGTTGAAGTAGAAAAGGCAGGTTTAAAATTTGAATTCAAAAAGACGGAAGAATTCACTGTTGCCGAAGAATTTCAAACCAAATTAGATGAAAATCCAGATTTAAAAACCGCTTTCGAAGCATTGACTCCAGGGCGTCAAAGAGCTTATATGCTCCATTTTTCGGCACCCAAACAATCTAAAACCAGAGCGTCACGAATTGAAAAAGCCATTCCGCACATTCTTAACGGGAAAGGATTAAATGACTAA
- a CDS encoding DMP19 family protein produces the protein MEEFGRILVSETAINGGNPQDIINSNISVINLMREEGVDDEFIHEDALLSYYLDYYTSKYTEGNFAKFVYDSRWNKELNELIEEGLALIGAEKHLELFQAQAKRVKLLSSVKIGKFLNGKFEGVNPTRDLLNNNAFFDLDENLTELNANFLKNHPDFDVLSVDDMFAVLEEFTGHEIKRS, from the coding sequence ATGGAAGAATTCGGCAGAATACTAGTTTCAGAAACGGCAATTAACGGTGGTAATCCGCAGGATATAATCAATTCTAATATTTCGGTAATCAATTTAATGCGCGAAGAAGGCGTTGATGACGAATTTATTCATGAAGATGCGTTATTGAGTTATTACCTCGATTATTACACTTCAAAATATACCGAAGGGAACTTTGCTAAATTTGTATATGATTCCCGATGGAATAAAGAACTTAATGAACTTATCGAAGAAGGTCTTGCGCTGATTGGTGCCGAAAAACATTTAGAATTATTTCAGGCGCAGGCAAAAAGGGTTAAATTACTGAGCAGTGTGAAAATTGGTAAATTCTTAAACGGCAAATTTGAAGGGGTTAATCCAACAAGGGATTTGCTGAATAACAATGCATTTTTCGACTTGGATGAAAATCTAACTGAACTCAATGCAAATTTCTTAAAAAACCATCCGGACTTTGATGTTCTTTCTGTAGACGATATGTTTGCTGTGCTGGAAGAATTTACAGGACATGAGATTAAGCGTTCCTAA
- a CDS encoding HAD family hydrolase → MLHRNKIPNLKVIAFDADDTLFVNESYFQETEHKFCALMEDYLSHQGISQELFKIEIDNLPLYGYGIKGYILSMIEAAMKISNNTIPVEVIEKIIQYGKELLEKPIELLDGIEETLQALHGKYKLVVATKGDLKDQHSKLHRSGLGHYFHHIEVMSDKQEIDYQKLLGRLDIQAHEFLMIGNSLKSDVLPVLGIGGYAVHIPFHTTWEHEKINHKVEHEHFSSFEKITEVVPNLV, encoded by the coding sequence ATGTTACATAGAAATAAAATACCCAATTTAAAAGTAATCGCATTTGATGCCGATGATACTTTGTTTGTTAACGAATCTTACTTCCAGGAAACAGAACATAAATTTTGCGCCCTGATGGAAGATTATCTTTCTCATCAGGGAATCTCGCAGGAGTTATTTAAAATTGAAATAGACAACTTGCCTTTGTACGGCTACGGAATCAAAGGGTATATTTTATCTATGATTGAAGCAGCTATGAAAATTTCTAACAATACCATCCCGGTTGAAGTCATTGAAAAAATCATCCAATACGGAAAAGAACTGCTGGAAAAACCTATCGAACTTTTAGACGGAATCGAAGAAACATTACAGGCTTTGCACGGAAAATACAAACTGGTCGTAGCTACAAAAGGCGATTTAAAAGACCAGCACAGTAAATTACACCGTTCAGGTCTTGGGCATTATTTTCACCATATCGAAGTAATGTCAGACAAACAGGAAATTGATTATCAAAAATTGCTAGGGCGTCTGGACATTCAGGCACATGAATTTTTGATGATTGGAAATTCTTTAAAATCAGATGTATTGCCGGTTTTAGGAATTGGCGGATATGCCGTTCATATTCCGTTTCATACCACATGGGAGCATGAGAAAATCAATCATAAAGTAGAACACGAGCATTTTAGCTCATTTGAAAAAATAACAGAAGTTGTTCCTAATTTAGTATAA
- a CDS encoding ferritin translates to MLSKNIETALNKQIRIEAESSQTYLSMACWAEVHGLEGIAQFMYTQSDEERAHMLKLVKYVNERGGHAQVTDLKAPRISYSTFKEMFEELYNHELFVSQSINELVHITFEEKDYATHNFLQWYVSEQIEEEATAKSILDKINLIGEDKGGLYLFDRDIQQLTVTSSIAINPK, encoded by the coding sequence ATGCTATCAAAAAATATTGAAACGGCTTTAAACAAACAAATTCGCATAGAAGCAGAATCTTCACAAACGTACCTCTCAATGGCTTGTTGGGCCGAAGTACACGGATTAGAAGGAATCGCCCAGTTTATGTACACCCAGTCTGATGAAGAACGTGCACATATGCTTAAACTGGTAAAGTATGTTAACGAACGTGGCGGACACGCTCAGGTTACTGATCTAAAAGCACCTAGAATTTCCTATTCTACATTTAAAGAAATGTTTGAGGAGCTTTACAATCACGAACTTTTTGTTTCACAATCGATTAACGAATTGGTACACATCACTTTTGAAGAGAAAGATTATGCTACTCACAATTTCTTACAATGGTATGTTTCTGAACAAATCGAGGAAGAAGCTACAGCTAAATCTATTTTGGACAAAATCAACTTAATTGGTGAAGATAAGGGTGGGCTTTACTTGTTTGACCGTGATATTCAGCAGTTAACTGTTACAAGTTCAATTGCTATTAACCCAAAATAA
- the metG gene encoding methionine--tRNA ligase, translated as MIQNPKRYTITAALPYTNGPIHIGHLAGVYVPADIYSRYLRLQGKDVAFICGSDEHGVAISMKAKKEGVTPQEVIDKYDGIIRKSFADFGISFNNYSRTSAKIHHDTAQEFFRTLYDNGDFIEEVTEQLYDAKADQFLADRFVVGTCPKCDNPEAYGDQCEKCGSSLNATDLINPKSTITGETPVLKSTKHWFLPLDRYDAFLREWILEGHKNDWKTNVYGQVKSWIDAGLEPRAVTRDLDWGIDVPVEGAEGKKLYVWFDAPIGYISSTKEWAAREGKDWEPYWKDQDTKLVHFIGKDNIVFHCIIFPAMLKAEGSYILPDNVPANEFLNLEGNKLSTSKNWAVWLHEYLEEFPEKQDVLRYALTSNAPETKDNDFTWKDFQARNNNELVAIFGNFINRVVVLTNKYYDGVIPTPNEFSEVDEQTLAELKAYPAVISSSVERYRFREALGELMNVARLGNKYLADEEPWKVMKDNPERVKTQMYVALQIAAALSVLAEPFLPFTAAKLSGILKLSDLKEHFEGFSKFLKENHPGATDFILDKTLGWNDISENSDLVPAGHKIGEAELLFAKIEDEEIQKQIDKLEATKTANLAESKQPEAQKDLIQFEDFAKMDIRIGTILEAEKMPKANKLLVLKVDTGIDVRTIVSGIAESFSPEEIIGKRVSVLANLAPRALRGVESQGMILMTTNAEGKLVFVNPDADAPNGSTVN; from the coding sequence ATGATACAGAATCCAAAAAGATATACTATTACAGCAGCATTGCCTTACACCAACGGACCAATCCATATTGGACATTTGGCGGGGGTTTACGTGCCTGCTGATATTTATTCGAGATACCTTCGACTGCAGGGAAAAGATGTCGCATTTATTTGCGGAAGTGATGAACATGGTGTTGCCATTTCGATGAAAGCTAAAAAAGAAGGCGTTACACCACAGGAAGTTATCGATAAATATGACGGAATTATCAGAAAATCGTTTGCTGATTTCGGAATATCATTTAATAACTATTCCAGAACTTCGGCTAAAATTCATCATGATACGGCTCAGGAATTCTTTAGGACTTTGTATGATAACGGTGATTTTATTGAAGAAGTTACAGAACAATTGTACGATGCAAAAGCAGATCAGTTTTTGGCAGATCGGTTTGTAGTTGGTACTTGTCCGAAATGTGACAATCCGGAAGCTTACGGTGATCAGTGCGAAAAATGCGGTTCGAGTTTGAATGCAACCGATCTGATTAATCCGAAATCGACCATTACCGGAGAAACTCCAGTTTTGAAATCAACGAAACACTGGTTTTTACCTTTGGATCGTTATGATGCTTTCTTACGTGAATGGATTTTGGAAGGTCACAAAAACGACTGGAAAACGAACGTGTACGGACAAGTAAAATCATGGATTGATGCCGGATTAGAGCCTCGCGCCGTAACACGTGACCTTGACTGGGGAATTGATGTTCCGGTTGAGGGTGCCGAAGGAAAAAAACTATATGTTTGGTTTGATGCGCCAATTGGTTACATTTCTTCTACAAAAGAATGGGCTGCCCGTGAAGGAAAAGACTGGGAACCGTATTGGAAAGACCAGGACACCAAACTGGTTCATTTTATCGGAAAAGACAATATCGTTTTTCACTGTATTATTTTTCCGGCAATGCTTAAAGCAGAAGGAAGCTATATTTTACCAGATAATGTTCCTGCAAATGAGTTTTTGAATCTGGAAGGAAATAAACTTTCGACTTCTAAAAACTGGGCGGTTTGGTTACATGAATATCTAGAAGAATTTCCGGAAAAACAAGACGTTTTGCGTTATGCCTTAACATCAAACGCTCCTGAGACAAAAGATAATGACTTTACCTGGAAAGATTTTCAGGCAAGAAATAACAACGAATTAGTTGCCATTTTCGGAAACTTCATTAATCGTGTTGTGGTTTTAACCAACAAATATTATGATGGAGTTATTCCAACACCAAACGAATTTTCAGAAGTTGACGAACAAACTTTAGCCGAATTAAAAGCATATCCGGCTGTAATTTCAAGTTCGGTTGAGCGTTACAGATTCCGTGAAGCTTTGGGTGAATTGATGAATGTGGCCCGTTTAGGAAACAAATATCTTGCTGATGAGGAGCCATGGAAAGTAATGAAAGACAATCCGGAGCGTGTAAAAACTCAAATGTATGTTGCGTTGCAGATTGCAGCTGCTCTGAGCGTTTTGGCTGAACCATTTTTGCCTTTTACAGCAGCTAAACTTTCAGGGATTCTGAAATTGAGTGATCTAAAAGAGCATTTTGAAGGTTTCAGTAAATTCCTAAAAGAAAATCATCCTGGTGCTACTGATTTTATTTTGGATAAAACATTAGGTTGGAATGATATCTCTGAAAACTCAGATTTAGTTCCCGCAGGTCATAAAATTGGAGAAGCGGAATTACTTTTCGCTAAAATCGAAGACGAAGAAATACAAAAACAAATAGATAAATTGGAAGCAACAAAAACCGCTAATCTTGCCGAAAGCAAACAGCCTGAAGCTCAAAAAGATTTGATTCAGTTTGAGGATTTTGCGAAAATGGATATCCGTATCGGAACTATTCTTGAAGCAGAAAAAATGCCAAAAGCCAATAAACTTTTAGTGTTAAAAGTAGATACAGGAATCGATGTTCGTACGATTGTATCCGGAATTGCGGAGAGTTTTTCTCCGGAAGAAATCATCGGAAAACGTGTTTCGGTATTAGCAAACCTTGCTCCAAGAGCATTGCGTGGTGTTGAAAGTCAGGGAATGATCCTGATGACAACAAATGCCGAAGGAAAACTGGTATTTGTAAATCCGGATGCTGATGCACCAAACGGATCGACTGTAAACTAA
- a CDS encoding patatin-like phospholipase family protein produces MKYSYSAIFLIVWFFSFRLGFSQNKISLFSEINYNSIPSVSLNEYKSVQERDKKFQNPNIALGVAISGGGSRAQFFSMGVLLGLEEINEENSQRNFLNEIDYFSTVSGGCYSAGYYLTILKNKLYQGHQSFNEFYFSKADAYKDYVNKSASILSLLNNNKNEKGDKISMSQQLDLEVLQYDCTNPDNPDKCKTQMLLSDFFIPKESSKAPYLPMMIANGTAYNNGERIAFMPHVIRGLNINSSLAPNKATVCLDENEVNDGYEFPLTYGITASSAFPGVLPKTKFGIKGQNKILCIIDGGASDNTGYKTLLELLHSDSKVNDKNKKALFIDCLGQGKKEPYITDEKIKLISLLETTSLYTVQTRYMTFDRDIENAFERYKIPVSNYQIIGFTTLRDHLLKMKKDESYQTIMAELKNADDDYSNWLKFYGKFKHDLVEQFGELSFTRDKDGEIILATLTHNKFNELTAANILILYEFASHVETKLKITPEEREMLLLSGRLATFLKTKELKNLLTENK; encoded by the coding sequence ATGAAATACTCATATTCCGCGATTTTCCTGATTGTATGGTTTTTTAGCTTTCGGTTAGGTTTTTCTCAAAATAAAATCAGTCTTTTTTCAGAGATTAATTACAATTCGATTCCGTCTGTTTCTTTAAATGAGTATAAATCGGTTCAGGAACGTGATAAAAAGTTTCAAAATCCCAACATTGCTTTAGGAGTTGCGATTTCTGGCGGAGGTTCAAGGGCACAATTTTTTAGTATGGGTGTGCTTTTAGGATTAGAAGAAATTAACGAAGAGAATTCCCAACGTAATTTTTTAAACGAAATCGATTATTTCTCAACGGTTTCAGGTGGTTGTTATTCGGCGGGTTATTATTTAACGATCCTGAAAAATAAATTGTATCAGGGGCACCAGTCTTTTAATGAATTTTACTTTTCCAAAGCCGATGCTTACAAGGATTATGTCAATAAATCGGCTAGTATTTTATCTCTTCTCAATAATAATAAAAACGAAAAAGGCGATAAAATTTCCATGAGCCAGCAACTGGATCTGGAGGTTTTACAATATGACTGCACAAATCCTGACAATCCTGATAAATGCAAAACCCAGATGCTTTTGTCTGATTTTTTTATTCCGAAAGAAAGCAGCAAAGCCCCTTATTTACCAATGATGATTGCCAACGGAACAGCCTATAATAACGGAGAACGGATTGCATTTATGCCTCATGTTATAAGAGGACTCAATATAAATTCGTCCCTAGCTCCCAATAAAGCTACGGTTTGTTTAGACGAAAATGAGGTAAACGATGGTTACGAGTTTCCGCTTACTTATGGAATAACGGCGAGTTCTGCTTTTCCGGGTGTGCTTCCGAAAACGAAATTCGGAATCAAAGGACAAAATAAGATTTTATGTATTATTGATGGAGGTGCTTCAGATAATACGGGGTATAAAACATTACTGGAACTCCTTCATAGTGATAGTAAGGTAAATGATAAAAACAAAAAAGCACTATTTATTGATTGTCTCGGCCAGGGAAAAAAGGAGCCTTACATAACTGACGAAAAAATCAAATTGATTTCATTGCTCGAAACGACTTCTTTATATACGGTTCAGACCCGATATATGACTTTTGACAGGGATATTGAAAATGCATTTGAGAGATATAAAATACCTGTCTCAAATTATCAGATAATTGGCTTTACCACTCTCAGAGACCATTTGCTGAAAATGAAAAAGGATGAATCATATCAAACAATTATGGCTGAACTAAAAAATGCTGATGATGATTACAGTAATTGGTTAAAATTTTATGGAAAATTCAAACACGATTTAGTAGAACAGTTTGGCGAACTTAGTTTTACACGAGACAAAGATGGCGAAATAATCCTGGCCACACTTACTCATAACAAGTTTAACGAATTGACGGCAGCCAACATTCTGATCTTATATGAATTTGCTTCTCATGTTGAAACCAAACTAAAAATAACACCGGAAGAAAGAGAAATGCTCTTGTTGTCCGGACGGTTAGCCACTTTTTTAAAAACCAAAGAATTAAAAAATCTGCTGACTGAAAATAAGTAG
- a CDS encoding chloramphenicol acetyltransferase, whose protein sequence is MKTLLDLENWNRKEHFEHFSKMEEPFFGITVEINCTKAYQTAKNLKTSFFIFYLHKTLVAVNSIENFKYRIAENQIYINDRVDASATIGRKDDTFGFSLIEYNPDFKIFEKNAHAEIDRIQNTTGLFTRSFDDDNLIHFSAIPWLNFTSISHARSYSYPDSCPKISFGKMMISETGKKTMGMSVHVHHGLMDGLHVGQFVDLFQELMNH, encoded by the coding sequence ATGAAAACCCTTTTAGATTTAGAAAACTGGAATAGAAAAGAGCATTTTGAACATTTCAGTAAAATGGAAGAACCCTTTTTTGGCATTACTGTCGAAATTAATTGTACAAAAGCTTATCAAACCGCTAAAAACCTAAAAACTTCTTTTTTTATCTTTTACCTGCATAAAACCTTGGTAGCGGTAAATTCGATTGAAAATTTTAAATACCGAATTGCTGAAAATCAGATTTACATTAATGATCGTGTAGATGCATCGGCTACTATTGGCCGTAAAGATGATACTTTCGGGTTTTCATTAATTGAATATAATCCTGATTTTAAGATTTTTGAAAAGAATGCTCATGCAGAAATTGATCGGATCCAAAATACCACGGGACTTTTTACAAGATCGTTTGATGATGATAATTTGATTCACTTTTCGGCAATTCCATGGTTAAATTTTACTTCGATTTCGCACGCACGAAGTTATTCTTATCCGGACAGCTGCCCTAAAATTTCTTTTGGAAAAATGATGATTTCAGAAACCGGAAAAAAAACCATGGGAATGTCTGTACATGTCCACCACGGATTAATGGATGGCTTGCACGTAGGTCAGTTTGTTGATCTTTTTCAGGAATTGATGAACCATTAG
- a CDS encoding PhzF family phenazine biosynthesis protein, which translates to MKKRKALEYYVLDVFSNESYKGNPLSVVFTNGNLDLQTYKDISKEFGYSETSFVYYSKEQKALNVRSFTPTGIEIDGAGHNLLGAVCGALFKKMPIFEEQSESTRFVIMKHSAIPVTVSFDPVTQYPVVQMHQKSAVIQQEIPTYKIAVALGLKIEDLDVNAFVPTIVKTEVAHTMVPVKNSQILNEILPDNKLLIEISKEYHSDGFYCFTISDQNDNIAETRFFNPVIGINEDPATGTAAGPLIGFLTQKKYTKPNQEYKILQGVKLNQPSIIEVMNRENDILVGGSSIITMKGELYI; encoded by the coding sequence ATGAAAAAAAGAAAAGCCCTTGAATATTATGTTTTAGACGTATTCTCAAACGAAAGTTATAAAGGAAATCCTCTTTCTGTTGTTTTTACTAATGGAAATTTAGACCTTCAAACTTATAAGGATATTTCTAAAGAATTTGGCTACTCTGAAACTTCATTTGTTTATTATTCAAAAGAGCAAAAAGCATTAAATGTTCGTTCATTTACCCCAACCGGAATTGAAATAGACGGTGCCGGACATAATTTGCTGGGTGCAGTCTGTGGCGCCTTATTTAAAAAAATGCCCATATTTGAAGAGCAATCAGAAAGCACTCGTTTTGTGATCATGAAACATTCTGCGATTCCGGTAACCGTAAGTTTTGATCCAGTTACACAATATCCGGTGGTACAGATGCATCAAAAATCAGCAGTTATCCAACAGGAAATCCCAACTTATAAAATTGCGGTAGCCCTTGGTTTAAAAATTGAGGATTTAGATGTGAATGCCTTTGTTCCGACAATTGTAAAAACAGAAGTTGCCCATACGATGGTCCCTGTAAAAAACAGCCAGATTCTGAACGAAATTCTTCCTGACAATAAACTTTTAATCGAGATTTCGAAAGAATACCATTCTGACGGGTTTTATTGTTTTACTATTTCAGATCAGAATGACAACATTGCCGAAACCCGATTCTTCAACCCTGTAATTGGAATCAATGAAGATCCTGCAACGGGAACTGCTGCCGGGCCTTTAATTGGATTCCTTACTCAAAAGAAATACACAAAACCCAATCAGGAATATAAAATTCTACAAGGAGTTAAGCTGAATCAGCCTTCTATAATTGAAGTAATGAATCGTGAAAATGATATTTTGGTTGGCGGTTCTTCGATTATTACAATGAAAGGGGAACTTTATATATAA
- a CDS encoding DMT family transporter, which yields MKLTKPRLALICGILCISIFPILVKLKLTPGLISAFYRMFFAVTLLLPYVLLSKNFKLPTLKFTLLAALCGILFASDVAVWNISIQDSSATQASLLTNLSPVWVGVGSFLFLKSKPATNFWIGTVVSLFGMVTLVGFKFFVELNFDQAFLFAVLSGILYSIYLLVSKNILSEIDVLTFMTISLIASSIYLGILCYALNEPFTGFSDTGWFVLVLQAVICQLCAWLSVSYATQHMRATRVSLSLLSQAVITSILAWLFLEEKITLQMVLGGIILLFGIRITFYDKTIILKKLFS from the coding sequence ATGAAACTTACAAAACCAAGATTGGCTTTAATCTGCGGCATTCTCTGCATTTCTATTTTTCCGATACTGGTAAAACTGAAACTAACGCCCGGATTAATCTCTGCTTTTTACCGGATGTTTTTTGCAGTTACTTTGCTTTTGCCTTATGTGCTTTTAAGTAAAAACTTTAAACTTCCAACGTTAAAATTCACCCTTTTAGCAGCACTTTGCGGAATTTTGTTCGCCTCAGATGTTGCAGTTTGGAATATTTCCATTCAGGATTCGAGTGCTACTCAGGCATCTTTATTGACAAATTTGTCTCCGGTCTGGGTTGGTGTTGGTTCTTTTTTGTTTCTGAAATCAAAACCTGCGACCAACTTTTGGATTGGAACTGTAGTTTCTTTATTCGGAATGGTGACTTTGGTTGGCTTTAAATTTTTCGTGGAATTGAATTTCGATCAGGCTTTTCTGTTTGCTGTTTTATCCGGGATCTTATATTCAATTTATCTTCTGGTCAGCAAAAATATACTTTCTGAGATTGATGTTTTAACTTTCATGACAATCAGTTTAATTGCTTCGAGTATTTATTTGGGAATTTTGTGTTATGCTTTAAATGAGCCTTTTACTGGATTTTCAGATACAGGCTGGTTTGTGTTAGTATTACAGGCTGTAATCTGCCAGTTGTGTGCGTGGCTTTCGGTTAGTTATGCAACACAGCATATGCGTGCTACAAGAGTTTCGCTTAGTTTGTTAAGTCAGGCAGTAATTACTTCAATATTAGCTTGGTTGTTTTTGGAAGAAAAAATAACTTTACAAATGGTTTTAGGAGGAATCATTTTACTTTTTGGAATCCGGATTACTTTTTACGATAAGACAATTATATTAAAGAAACTGTTTTCTTAA
- a CDS encoding 3-keto-disaccharide hydrolase — protein sequence MKKYSILIAFAFLFSFTSVTNKTDSFEDGWINLLDNNLSKWEMYLSYKHKNGYSGKVPTDVNGNEIPPVGYNKNVNNMFTVIQENKEPVLKVSGEYYGCVFTKEDFKDYRLKLKVKFGNKKWEPRTEKLKDAGVLYHSQGKAGVDYWRAWMLSQEFQIMEGHFGDYWNIANSAIDIKAYLPEGSMNAVADEDQPFLPFGTHTENTGFCMRKMKAETPNNGWTEIELVCFEGKSLHIINGKVVMVLQNSRYFDGEKFMPLTEGKIQLQSEACEVYYKNIKIKSISKMPAEFENYFK from the coding sequence ATGAAAAAATACTCCATTCTAATAGCATTTGCCTTTCTCTTTAGCTTTACCTCTGTAACCAACAAAACAGACTCATTCGAAGACGGCTGGATAAATTTACTGGACAACAACCTCAGCAAATGGGAAATGTATCTAAGTTACAAACACAAAAACGGATATTCCGGCAAAGTCCCAACTGATGTTAATGGAAACGAAATACCACCTGTTGGCTATAATAAAAATGTCAACAATATGTTTACGGTGATTCAGGAAAACAAAGAACCTGTCCTTAAAGTTTCAGGCGAATATTATGGCTGCGTCTTTACCAAAGAAGATTTCAAAGACTATCGCCTGAAGCTGAAAGTCAAATTTGGAAATAAAAAATGGGAGCCCAGAACCGAAAAACTGAAGGATGCCGGAGTACTTTATCATTCGCAGGGCAAAGCGGGCGTAGATTACTGGCGTGCCTGGATGTTATCACAGGAATTCCAAATAATGGAAGGCCATTTTGGCGATTACTGGAACATCGCTAACTCAGCAATTGATATCAAAGCCTATCTTCCGGAAGGATCAATGAATGCTGTTGCCGATGAGGACCAGCCATTTCTTCCGTTTGGGACACATACTGAAAATACCGGGTTTTGCATGCGAAAAATGAAAGCTGAGACACCTAATAACGGCTGGACAGAAATAGAATTGGTTTGCTTTGAAGGTAAAAGTCTTCATATCATTAACGGCAAAGTAGTCATGGTTTTGCAAAATTCCCGTTATTTTGATGGTGAAAAATTCATGCCTCTAACCGAAGGAAAGATACAATTGCAAAGTGAAGCCTGCGAAGTTTACTATAAAAACATCAAAATTAAATCAATAAGCAAAATGCCTGCTGAGTTTGAAAATTATTTTAAATAG